One window of the Streptomyces asoensis genome contains the following:
- a CDS encoding amylo-alpha-1,6-glucosidase, whose product MTDRHHLLVYGGTFAAVGDRGDISGVRGSGVADGSPEGLFVRDARHLSRWQLTVDGAVPEVLSPVADGDTTRCVLVPRGGRNEPPSCTLFREQAVGDSSFVESLRVVSNRPVPTTVRLAVTADADFTDQFELRSDHRTYAKTGVVRRRQVLDDGVEFTYRRGEWKSCTTVTAEPVPDGVEETGTGARRLVWKLELEPHGSAELTLRVMARPHGEKRALRVPRSPASVTGQLLAQEGEFVEGVAFPTGWPELAAACARGLADLASLQVQATGPDGEELRVPAAGAPWFLTLLGRDALLTSLFALPYRPRPAAATLLALAAAQATETGPRTVSQPGKIVHEVRHGELAHFEQVPYGRYYGSVDATPLFLVLLGAYVEQTRDMTLARRLEPHARAAIGWMLDHGGLTSRGYLVYRADQGGLANQNWKDSPGAICSADGTRATGAVLAAGAQGYAYDALRRTAWVARTVWEDEKYAALLEQAAADLRDRFQRDFWMRERSFPALALDGEGRQVDALASDAGHLLWSGLLDKEYGEVVGRRLLEPDFFSGWGVRTLASGQPAYHPLSYHRGSVWPHDNALITLGLARYGLHDEARTVAHALVDAATATGHRLPEVLAGYGRDTHAEPVPYPHACVRESRSAAAPLALLTAVGGA is encoded by the coding sequence ATGACGGACCGGCATCATCTGCTCGTGTACGGCGGGACGTTCGCCGCCGTGGGCGACCGCGGGGACATCAGCGGTGTACGGGGCTCCGGGGTGGCCGACGGGTCCCCCGAGGGGTTGTTCGTCAGGGACGCCCGGCACCTCAGCCGCTGGCAGCTGACGGTCGACGGCGCCGTACCGGAGGTGCTCTCACCGGTCGCGGACGGGGACACCACGCGGTGCGTGCTCGTCCCGCGCGGCGGCCGCAACGAGCCGCCGTCCTGCACGCTCTTCCGTGAACAGGCCGTCGGCGACAGCTCGTTCGTGGAGTCGCTGCGGGTCGTCAGCAACCGCCCGGTGCCGACGACGGTCCGCCTCGCGGTCACCGCCGACGCCGACTTCACCGACCAGTTCGAACTACGCTCCGACCACCGTACGTACGCGAAGACCGGCGTCGTCCGCCGCCGCCAAGTCCTCGACGACGGCGTGGAGTTCACCTACCGGCGCGGTGAGTGGAAGTCCTGTACGACGGTGACGGCCGAGCCCGTGCCGGACGGCGTCGAGGAGACCGGCACCGGCGCCCGCCGACTGGTGTGGAAGCTGGAGCTCGAGCCGCACGGCTCCGCCGAGCTGACCCTGCGGGTGATGGCCCGGCCGCACGGCGAGAAGCGGGCCCTGCGGGTGCCCCGCTCACCGGCCTCGGTCACCGGGCAACTCCTCGCGCAGGAAGGCGAGTTCGTGGAGGGCGTGGCCTTCCCGACCGGCTGGCCCGAGCTGGCCGCGGCCTGTGCGCGCGGTCTCGCGGACCTGGCCTCGCTCCAGGTCCAGGCGACCGGGCCGGACGGCGAGGAACTGCGCGTCCCGGCGGCGGGCGCCCCCTGGTTCCTGACCCTGCTGGGCCGTGACGCCCTGCTCACCTCGCTCTTCGCCCTCCCCTACCGGCCCCGCCCGGCCGCCGCCACGCTGCTCGCGCTCGCCGCGGCCCAGGCCACCGAGACCGGCCCGCGGACGGTGTCCCAGCCCGGCAAGATCGTGCACGAGGTGCGGCACGGCGAACTCGCCCACTTCGAGCAGGTCCCGTACGGCCGCTACTACGGCTCGGTGGACGCGACCCCGCTGTTCCTCGTCCTCCTCGGCGCGTATGTCGAGCAGACCCGTGACATGACGCTGGCCCGCCGGCTGGAGCCGCACGCCCGCGCGGCGATCGGCTGGATGCTGGACCACGGCGGGCTCACCTCCCGCGGCTATCTGGTGTACCGGGCCGACCAGGGCGGTCTGGCCAACCAGAACTGGAAGGACTCCCCCGGCGCCATCTGCTCCGCGGACGGCACCCGCGCGACCGGAGCGGTGCTGGCGGCGGGGGCCCAGGGCTACGCGTACGACGCGCTGCGCCGCACGGCGTGGGTGGCGCGCACGGTGTGGGAGGACGAGAAGTACGCGGCCCTGCTGGAACAGGCGGCAGCCGACCTGCGGGACCGGTTCCAGCGGGACTTCTGGATGCGGGAGCGTTCCTTCCCGGCGCTCGCCCTGGACGGCGAGGGCCGCCAGGTCGACGCCCTCGCCTCGGACGCCGGGCATCTGCTCTGGTCGGGCCTGCTGGACAAGGAGTACGGGGAGGTCGTCGGCCGGCGGCTGCTCGAACCGGACTTCTTCTCCGGCTGGGGCGTGCGCACCCTGGCGTCCGGGCAGCCGGCGTACCACCCGCTCTCCTACCACCGCGGTTCGGTCTGGCCGCACGACAACGCGCTGATCACGCTGGGCCTCGCCCGCTACGGCCTGCACGACGAGGCCCGTACGGTCGCCCATGCGCTGGTCGACGCGGCGACCGCGACCGGACACCGCCTCCCCGAGGTGCTCGCGGGCTACGGCCGTGACACCCACGCGGAGCCGGTACCGTACCCGCACGCGTGTGTACGGGAGTCCCGTTCGGCGGCGGCCCCGTTGGCGCTGCTCACGGCGGTCGGGGGCGCGTGA
- a CDS encoding ROK family protein, which yields MTGRGQASAGDLLELVRRGRATTRGALQQATGLSRATVGQRLDRLFRAGWLREGAGGPVDSPLGGRPSITLEFDDAHAVVLAADLDTRHARAAVLTLTGEILAEHGGTLVIEDGPDAVLGELGGWFAELLEKAGHRPDEVCGIGLAVPGPVDSETGRVVQPPIMPGWDGYDIRGRLSRAFTERTAGGNAGGYGGAVTVPVLVDNDANLMAYGEQRTGYADCSAFVLVKVSTGIGAGVVVGGSIFRGIDGGAGDIGHIRVGAEALCRCGSYGCLAAVASGGAVARRLAESGVPASSGSDVRDLLAAGHPEAAALAREAGRRVGDVLATVVTLLNPGVLMIAGDLAGTAFLTGVRELLYQRALPRSTAHLDVVTSRLGERAGLVGAGALVVEHLYAPERAEERLLALGV from the coding sequence ATGACGGGACGAGGCCAGGCCAGCGCCGGAGATCTGCTCGAACTGGTGCGCAGGGGACGGGCGACGACACGTGGTGCCCTCCAGCAGGCCACCGGCCTCTCCCGCGCCACCGTCGGCCAGCGTCTGGACCGCCTCTTCCGCGCCGGCTGGCTGCGCGAGGGGGCCGGCGGCCCGGTCGACTCCCCGCTGGGTGGTCGTCCCTCGATCACCCTGGAGTTCGACGACGCCCACGCCGTCGTCCTGGCGGCGGACCTGGACACGCGGCACGCGCGTGCGGCCGTGCTGACGTTGACCGGGGAGATCCTGGCCGAGCACGGCGGCACGCTGGTCATCGAGGACGGGCCGGACGCGGTGCTCGGCGAGCTGGGCGGCTGGTTCGCCGAGCTGCTGGAGAAGGCGGGCCACCGGCCGGACGAGGTGTGCGGCATCGGACTCGCCGTGCCCGGCCCGGTCGACAGCGAGACCGGCCGGGTCGTCCAGCCGCCGATCATGCCCGGCTGGGACGGCTACGACATACGGGGCCGCCTGTCCCGCGCCTTCACCGAACGGACGGCGGGCGGGAACGCGGGCGGCTACGGAGGCGCGGTGACGGTCCCCGTCCTCGTCGACAACGACGCGAACCTCATGGCGTACGGCGAACAGCGCACCGGATACGCCGACTGCTCGGCGTTCGTGCTGGTCAAGGTGTCGACCGGTATAGGCGCGGGGGTCGTGGTCGGCGGCTCGATCTTCCGGGGCATCGACGGCGGGGCCGGCGACATCGGGCACATCCGGGTGGGTGCGGAGGCGCTGTGCCGCTGCGGTTCCTACGGCTGTCTCGCGGCGGTCGCCAGCGGTGGCGCCGTGGCGCGGAGGCTGGCGGAGTCGGGGGTTCCGGCGTCGTCGGGATCGGATGTGCGCGACCTGCTCGCGGCCGGCCATCCGGAGGCGGCCGCGCTGGCCCGTGAGGCGGGCCGCCGGGTCGGGGACGTACTGGCGACCGTCGTGACGCTGCTCAACCCCGGGGTTCTGATGATCGCCGGAGATCTGGCCGGAACCGCCTTCCTGACGGGCGTGCGCGAGTTGCTCTATCAGCGCGCGCTGCCCCGCTCCACGGCTCATCTGGACGTGGTGACCTCGCGGCTGGGGGAGCGGGCGGGGCTGGTGGGAGCGGGTGCGCTGGTCGTGGAACACCTGTACGCGCCGGAGCGGGCCGAGGAGCGGTTGCTGGCGCTCGGCGTGTGA
- a CDS encoding MGH1-like glycoside hydrolase domain-containing protein encodes MDRTAQLIARPAEYAVAYDPAGPPGPPHFGAPAPGTPHLAALHRRAANVLAGNWTGTSTVPSPGLYPHQWSWDSAFIAIGLRHVSPRRAQTELETLLDAQWGDGRIPHIVFNPSVPLDAYFPSPDFWRSSTAGRAAGAPRTVQTSGIVQPPVHALAAWLVHCADPGLSRARGFLTRVYPRLAAWHRYLLHRRDLGGGGLVSVVHPWEQGMDNAPSWDAPLSRVAPAPARSFRRADLDHGAPEDRPTDLDYGRYVRLATEYRDGGYRDGGVRDAGNHDGRVQDGGHRDHRVQDGGYRDGRVQDGWDEDGLTQDGGYRAGRVQDGGHRDHRVQDGGYRDGRVQDGWDEDGLTQDGGYRAGRVQDGGHRDHRVQDGGYRDGRVQDGWDEDGRKRDGGHEDGPGAGGHGAGGAEFAVEDPAFNALLIASEHALARIAFELGATGTARHARAERLTAALVERLWDPAEGMFFCRDLRGGDPDPGRRPLTGALVPERGVSGLVPLLLPGLPREVATALVRTLRGPHFGLGTTTRLAPSYDLLGEAFDPHRYWRGPAWFNTSWLLERGLRLHGDQAGADALRRAVLDIADTSDFAEYVDPYTGEACGATGFSWTAALTLDLLHDDTTSGTGVMAGPGIPAGTDITALKGGDRG; translated from the coding sequence GTGGATCGCACTGCCCAGCTCATCGCCCGCCCGGCGGAGTACGCCGTTGCATACGATCCGGCGGGTCCGCCGGGTCCGCCGCACTTCGGGGCGCCGGCACCCGGGACTCCGCACCTCGCGGCTCTGCACCGCAGGGCGGCGAACGTGCTGGCGGGCAACTGGACGGGCACGTCGACGGTTCCCTCACCCGGTCTGTACCCGCACCAGTGGTCCTGGGACTCGGCCTTCATCGCCATCGGCCTGCGGCACGTCTCGCCGCGCCGGGCGCAGACGGAGCTGGAGACGCTGCTGGACGCCCAGTGGGGCGACGGGCGCATCCCGCACATCGTGTTCAACCCCTCCGTGCCGCTCGACGCGTACTTCCCGAGCCCGGACTTCTGGCGCTCCTCGACCGCGGGGCGCGCTGCGGGCGCCCCGCGCACCGTACAGACCTCCGGCATCGTGCAGCCACCGGTGCACGCGCTCGCGGCCTGGCTGGTGCACTGCGCCGACCCGGGACTCTCGCGCGCCCGCGGTTTCCTCACCCGGGTGTACCCCCGGCTGGCCGCCTGGCACCGCTATCTGCTGCACCGGCGCGACCTGGGCGGGGGCGGGCTGGTGTCCGTCGTCCATCCGTGGGAGCAGGGCATGGACAACGCGCCGAGCTGGGACGCGCCGCTCTCCCGGGTCGCCCCGGCCCCGGCCCGCTCCTTCCGGCGCGCCGACCTCGACCACGGGGCGCCCGAGGACCGTCCGACGGACCTGGACTACGGCCGGTACGTGCGGCTGGCCACGGAGTACCGGGACGGCGGATACCGCGACGGCGGAGTGCGGGACGCCGGAAACCACGACGGCCGAGTGCAGGACGGCGGACACCGGGACCACCGAGTTCAGGACGGCGGGTACCGCGACGGCCGAGTGCAGGACGGCTGGGACGAGGACGGCCTGACGCAGGACGGCGGCTACCGCGCCGGGCGAGTGCAGGACGGCGGACACCGGGACCACCGAGTTCAGGACGGCGGGTACCGCGACGGCCGAGTGCAGGACGGCTGGGACGAGGACGGCCTGACGCAGGACGGCGGCTACCGCGCCGGGCGAGTGCAGGACGGCGGACACCGGGACCACCGAGTTCAGGACGGCGGGTACCGCGACGGCCGAGTGCAGGACGGCTGGGACGAGGACGGCCGGAAGCGGGACGGCGGGCACGAGGACGGGCCCGGTGCCGGTGGTCATGGCGCCGGAGGCGCGGAGTTCGCCGTCGAGGATCCCGCCTTCAACGCGCTGCTCATCGCCTCCGAGCACGCCCTCGCGCGCATCGCGTTCGAGCTGGGCGCGACCGGCACGGCCCGGCACGCGCGTGCGGAGCGGCTCACGGCGGCCCTCGTCGAGCGGCTGTGGGACCCGGCGGAGGGCATGTTCTTCTGCCGTGATCTGCGCGGCGGGGATCCGGACCCGGGCCGGCGCCCGCTCACCGGCGCCCTCGTCCCGGAGCGTGGAGTCTCCGGTCTCGTCCCCCTCCTTCTGCCCGGCCTGCCGCGCGAGGTGGCCACAGCTCTCGTGCGCACCCTGCGCGGGCCGCACTTCGGCCTGGGCACCACCACCCGCCTCGCGCCCAGCTACGACCTGCTCGGCGAGGCCTTCGACCCGCACCGCTACTGGCGCGGCCCGGCCTGGTTCAACACGAGCTGGCTGCTCGAGCGGGGCCTCAGGCTGCACGGCGACCAGGCCGGCGCGGACGCCCTGCGCCGGGCCGTGCTGGACATCGCGGACACCTCGGACTTCGCGGAGTACGTCGACCCGTACACCGGCGAGGCCTGCGGCGCGACCGGCTTCAGCTGGACCGCCGCGCTCACGCTCGACCTGCTGCACGACGACACCACGTCAGGCACGGGTGTCATGGCCGGCCCGGGAATCCCGGCCGGCACGGATATCACGGCTCTCAAGGGAGGGGACCGGGGATGA
- a CDS encoding CDP-alcohol phosphatidyltransferase: MAPPGDPAKTGDPAETGDPAKAGDPAETGEPAPPGDPAETGEPAPPGEPAPPGDPAKAGEPAETGDPAKAGEPAETGEPAPPGDPADTGEPAKAEASAAASEGPSGAPSGVTSEDRSGVTSEDPPGVTSGDASSESAPRGLRARVAHWRAWRTRHPRAAQVLWWTVTVLSLVLVLGALVLPNRLVALQVNRFTRLPGEAILGAALLLALPRRPRVVVAATGGVFLGALTVLNLLDMGFVEYLGRDFDLVLDWGLLDDAQSYVADSMGRATAVGAAVGLVLLIVLLFAGMAMATVRISNLMVRNTRVATRATLIAATVWVTCSVVGLQNAGVPVASYRTANALANEARQVRDTLRDEAAFGKVARSDTFGATPAAQLVPDLRGKDVIFTFIESYGRSAIEDPGMAPGVDETLETGTAALTKAGFSAKSGWLTSATYGGSSWLGHSTTLSGLWVDNQQRYRTVMASDHLSLTKAFQKTGAWDTVGIMPGVQKGWPEQEFYGLDKVYNAFQMGYQGPKFSWSTMPDQYALEAFQRLEHGRTDRDKPLMSEIILTSSHQPWAPIPKMVGWDELGDGSVFKDIEADGEKASDVIADSDRSKKEYGKSIQYSVTALTQWLARYGTDDTVLVFLGDHQPISRVSGNNASRDVPISIVAKDPKVLDKIAAWNWTDGLKPAHDAPVWKMSSFRDRFLKAYGSTPHPSSG; this comes from the coding sequence TTGGCACCGCCCGGAGACCCGGCGAAGACCGGAGACCCGGCGGAGACCGGAGACCCGGCGAAGGCCGGAGACCCGGCGGAGACCGGAGAACCGGCACCGCCCGGAGACCCTGCGGAGACCGGAGAGCCGGCACCGCCCGGAGAGCCGGCACCGCCCGGAGACCCGGCGAAGGCCGGAGAACCGGCGGAGACCGGAGACCCGGCGAAGGCCGGAGAACCGGCGGAGACCGGAGAACCGGCACCGCCCGGAGACCCGGCGGACACCGGAGAACCGGCGAAGGCCGAGGCGTCCGCCGCCGCATCCGAGGGCCCGTCCGGGGCGCCGTCCGGAGTCACTTCCGAAGACCGGTCCGGAGTCACTTCCGAAGACCCGCCCGGAGTCACTTCCGGCGATGCCTCTTCCGAGTCGGCGCCCCGCGGTCTCCGGGCCCGGGTCGCGCACTGGCGTGCCTGGCGGACCCGGCACCCGCGCGCCGCGCAGGTGCTGTGGTGGACGGTGACGGTGCTGTCCCTCGTCCTCGTCCTCGGGGCCCTGGTGCTGCCGAACCGGCTCGTCGCCCTCCAGGTCAACCGGTTCACCCGGCTGCCCGGGGAGGCGATCCTGGGCGCGGCCCTGCTGCTGGCGCTGCCCCGCCGGCCGCGGGTGGTGGTCGCGGCGACGGGCGGTGTGTTCCTCGGGGCGCTGACCGTGCTGAACCTGCTCGACATGGGGTTCGTCGAGTACCTGGGCCGCGACTTCGACCTCGTCCTGGACTGGGGCCTGCTGGACGACGCCCAGTCCTACGTCGCGGACTCGATGGGCCGGGCGACGGCCGTCGGCGCCGCGGTCGGCCTCGTCCTGCTCATCGTCCTGCTGTTCGCGGGCATGGCCATGGCGACGGTCCGGATCAGCAACCTGATGGTGCGCAACACCCGGGTGGCGACCCGGGCCACACTGATCGCCGCCACGGTCTGGGTGACCTGCTCCGTCGTGGGCCTTCAGAACGCCGGGGTGCCCGTCGCCTCCTACCGCACCGCGAACGCGCTCGCCAACGAGGCCAGGCAGGTCCGCGACACCCTCCGGGACGAGGCGGCGTTCGGGAAGGTGGCCCGCAGCGACACGTTCGGGGCCACCCCGGCCGCTCAGCTCGTGCCGGACCTGCGCGGCAAGGACGTGATCTTCACCTTCATCGAGAGCTACGGCCGCAGCGCCATCGAGGATCCGGGCATGGCGCCGGGCGTCGACGAGACGCTGGAAACCGGCACCGCGGCCCTGACGAAGGCCGGCTTCAGCGCGAAGAGCGGCTGGCTGACCTCGGCGACGTACGGCGGCAGCAGCTGGCTCGGCCACTCCACCACCCTGTCCGGCCTGTGGGTCGACAACCAGCAGCGCTACCGCACGGTCATGGCCAGCGACCATCTGTCCCTGACCAAGGCGTTCCAGAAGACCGGCGCCTGGGACACGGTCGGCATCATGCCGGGCGTGCAGAAGGGCTGGCCGGAGCAGGAGTTCTACGGCCTGGACAAGGTCTACAACGCCTTCCAGATGGGCTACCAGGGGCCGAAGTTCAGCTGGTCGACCATGCCCGACCAGTACGCCCTGGAGGCGTTCCAGCGGCTGGAGCACGGCCGCACCGACCGCGACAAGCCGCTGATGTCGGAGATCATCCTGACCTCAAGCCACCAGCCCTGGGCGCCGATCCCGAAGATGGTCGGCTGGGACGAGCTCGGCGACGGCTCGGTGTTCAAGGACATCGAGGCGGACGGTGAGAAGGCGTCCGACGTCATCGCCGACTCCGACAGGTCCAAGAAGGAGTACGGCAAGTCCATCCAGTACTCGGTGACCGCCCTCACCCAGTGGCTGGCGCGCTACGGCACCGACGACACCGTCCTGGTGTTCCTCGGCGACCACCAGCCCATCAGCCGGGTCAGCGGCAACAACGCCAGCCGGGACGTGCCGATCTCGATCGTCGCCAAGGACCCGAAGGTCCTCGACAAGATCGCCGCCTGGAACTGGACGGACGGCCTGAAGCCGGCCCACGACGCCCCGGTGTGGAAGATGAGTTCCTTCCGCGACAGGTTCCTGAAGGCGTACGGCTCGACCCCGCACCCGTCGTCGGGCTGA
- the ppdK gene encoding pyruvate, phosphate dikinase: MSENKDLQVAEQAATVEGVKFVYDFTEGNKELKDLLGGKGANLAEMTNLGLPVPPGFTITTEACKVYLDSGEEPAALRDEVSAHLDALEQRMGKKLGQADDPLLVSVRSGAKFSMPGMMDTVLNIGLSDKSVQGLAKQAGDDRFAWDSYRRLIQMFGKTVLGVEGELFEDALEAAKTAKKVTVDTELEAADLKKLVTKFKRIVKTEAGRDFPQDPREQMDLAIHAVFDSWNTDRAKLYRRQERIPGDLGTAVNVCSMVFGNLGPDSGTGVAFTRDPASGHQGVYGDYLQNAQGEDVVAGIRNTVPLAELESIDKKSYDQLMQIMETLENHYKDLCDIEFTIERGQLWMLQTRVGKRTAGAAFRIATQLVDQGLIDEAEALQRVTGAQLAQLMFPRFDDEAKVQQVGRGIAASPGAAVGKAVFDSYTAVKWSRSGEKVILVRRETNPDDLDGMIAAEGILTSRGGKTSHAAVVARGMGKTCVCGAEELEVDTKRRRMTVPGGHVVEEGDLISIDGSSGKVYLGEVPVVPSPVVEYFEGRMHAGANDADELVEAVHRIMAFADRKRRLRVRANADNAEDALRARRFGAQGIGLCRTEHMFLGDRRELVERLILADTETEREESLKALLPLQKQDFVELFSAMDGLPVTVRLLDPPLHEFLPDITELSVRVALAESRQEPHENELRLLQAVHRLHEQNPMLGLRGVRLGLVIPGLFTMQVRAIAEAAAERKTAKGDPRAEIMIPLVGTVQELEIVREEADEVIAEVEAATGVQLKLSIGTMIELPRAALTAGQIAEAAQFFSFGTNDLTQTVWGFSRDDVEASFFTAYLEKGIFGVSPFETIDRDGVGSLVKLAVEAGRATRPDLKLGVCGEHGGDPESVHFFHEVGLDYVSCSPFRIPVARLEAGRAASQSAGSDHR, translated from the coding sequence GTGTCGGAAAACAAAGATCTCCAGGTAGCCGAGCAGGCCGCGACCGTTGAGGGCGTGAAGTTCGTCTACGACTTCACCGAGGGCAACAAGGAGCTCAAGGACCTCCTCGGCGGCAAGGGCGCGAACCTCGCCGAGATGACCAACCTGGGCCTTCCCGTCCCTCCGGGCTTCACCATCACCACCGAGGCCTGCAAGGTCTACCTCGACAGCGGCGAGGAGCCGGCGGCACTGCGTGACGAGGTGAGTGCGCACCTCGACGCGCTGGAGCAGCGCATGGGCAAGAAGCTCGGCCAGGCCGACGACCCGCTGCTGGTCTCGGTCCGCTCCGGCGCCAAGTTCTCGATGCCCGGAATGATGGACACGGTCCTCAACATCGGCCTCTCCGACAAGTCGGTCCAGGGCCTCGCCAAGCAGGCCGGCGACGACCGTTTCGCCTGGGACTCCTACCGCCGCCTGATCCAGATGTTCGGCAAGACGGTCCTCGGCGTCGAGGGCGAGCTCTTCGAGGACGCGCTGGAGGCGGCGAAGACCGCGAAGAAGGTCACGGTCGACACCGAGCTGGAGGCGGCCGACCTCAAGAAGCTGGTCACCAAGTTCAAGCGGATCGTCAAGACCGAGGCCGGCCGTGACTTCCCGCAGGACCCGCGCGAGCAGATGGACCTCGCCATCCACGCGGTCTTCGACTCCTGGAACACCGACCGCGCGAAACTCTACCGCCGCCAGGAGCGCATCCCCGGCGACCTGGGCACGGCCGTCAACGTCTGCTCGATGGTCTTCGGCAACCTGGGCCCCGACTCGGGCACCGGCGTGGCGTTCACCCGCGACCCCGCCTCCGGCCACCAGGGCGTCTACGGCGACTACCTCCAGAACGCCCAGGGCGAGGACGTGGTGGCGGGCATCCGCAACACCGTCCCGCTCGCCGAGCTGGAGTCGATCGACAAGAAGTCGTACGACCAGCTGATGCAGATCATGGAGACGCTGGAGAACCACTACAAGGACCTCTGCGACATCGAGTTCACCATCGAGCGCGGTCAGCTGTGGATGCTCCAGACCCGTGTCGGCAAGCGCACGGCGGGCGCGGCCTTCCGCATCGCCACCCAGCTCGTCGACCAGGGCCTGATCGACGAGGCCGAGGCGCTCCAGCGGGTCACCGGCGCCCAGCTCGCCCAGCTGATGTTCCCGCGCTTCGACGACGAGGCGAAGGTCCAGCAGGTCGGCCGGGGCATCGCGGCATCGCCGGGCGCGGCGGTCGGCAAGGCGGTCTTCGACTCGTACACGGCCGTCAAGTGGTCCCGCTCCGGCGAGAAGGTCATCCTGGTCCGCCGCGAGACCAACCCCGACGACCTGGACGGCATGATCGCGGCCGAGGGCATCCTGACCTCGCGCGGCGGCAAGACCTCCCACGCGGCCGTGGTGGCCCGCGGCATGGGCAAGACCTGTGTCTGCGGTGCCGAGGAGCTCGAGGTCGACACCAAGCGCCGCCGGATGACGGTGCCGGGCGGCCATGTCGTCGAGGAAGGCGACCTGATCTCCATCGACGGCTCGAGCGGCAAGGTCTACCTGGGCGAGGTCCCGGTGGTCCCGTCCCCCGTCGTGGAGTACTTCGAGGGCCGGATGCACGCGGGCGCCAACGACGCCGACGAGCTGGTCGAGGCCGTGCACCGGATCATGGCGTTCGCCGACCGCAAGCGCCGCCTGCGCGTACGCGCCAACGCCGACAACGCCGAGGACGCGCTGCGCGCCCGCCGCTTCGGCGCCCAGGGCATCGGTCTGTGCCGTACGGAGCACATGTTCCTCGGCGACCGTCGTGAGCTGGTCGAGCGCCTGATCCTCGCGGACACGGAGACCGAGCGCGAGGAGTCGCTGAAGGCACTCCTGCCGCTCCAGAAGCAGGACTTCGTGGAGCTGTTCTCGGCGATGGACGGACTCCCGGTCACGGTCCGGCTCCTGGACCCGCCCCTGCACGAGTTCCTGCCCGACATCACCGAGCTGTCGGTCCGCGTGGCCCTGGCGGAGTCCCGTCAGGAGCCCCACGAGAACGAACTCCGGCTCCTCCAGGCCGTCCACCGCCTGCACGAGCAGAACCCGATGCTGGGCCTGCGCGGCGTACGCCTCGGCCTGGTCATCCCCGGCCTGTTCACCATGCAGGTACGGGCGATCGCCGAGGCCGCGGCCGAGCGCAAGACGGCGAAGGGCGACCCGCGCGCGGAGATCATGATCCCGCTCGTCGGCACGGTCCAGGAGCTGGAGATCGTCCGCGAGGAGGCCGACGAGGTCATCGCGGAGGTGGAGGCGGCGACCGGCGTCCAGCTGAAGCTCTCGATCGGCACGATGATCGAGCTGCCGCGCGCCGCGCTCACCGCCGGTCAGATCGCCGAGGCGGCGCAGTTCTTCTCCTTCGGCACGAACGACCTGACCCAGACCGTGTGGGGCTTCAGCCGCGACGACGTCGAGGCCTCCTTCTTCACGGCCTACCTGGAGAAGGGCATCTTCGGCGTCAGCCCGTTCGAGACGATCGACCGGGACGGCGTGGGTTCCCTGGTGAAGCTGGCGGTGGAGGCCGGCCGCGCCACCCGCCCCGACCTGAAGCTCGGCGTCTGCGGCGAGCACGGCGGCGACCCGGAGTCCGTCCACTTCTTCCACGAGGTGGGACTCGACTACGTCTCCTGCTCGCCGTTCCGGATCCCGGTGGCACGGCTGGAGGCGGGCCGGGCGGCCTCGCAGTCGGCGGGAAGCGACCACCGCTGA